In Massilia forsythiae, one DNA window encodes the following:
- a CDS encoding ATP-dependent Clp protease proteolytic subunit, which produces MSEEQATQRKAAYFTLSGDVNSDMVHRVFEATSMMTEDGIETAHVLVQSNGGYVSDGLCLYNFMANSPVDFVMYNGGAVASIAVILFLAGKRRYASETARFMIHKSHATASPGSRPDALNIIVEGLRADDSRTESILRKHMELTTEQWGIHQYGDLHLNARDAKAAGLVNDVADFAPPRGAPLRNI; this is translated from the coding sequence ATGAGCGAAGAGCAAGCAACACAGCGCAAAGCGGCTTATTTCACCCTGTCCGGCGACGTCAACAGCGACATGGTGCACCGCGTCTTCGAAGCGACTTCCATGATGACCGAGGATGGCATCGAGACCGCCCACGTGCTGGTGCAGTCGAACGGCGGTTATGTCAGCGACGGCCTGTGCCTGTACAACTTCATGGCCAACTCGCCGGTCGATTTCGTGATGTACAACGGCGGGGCGGTCGCGTCGATCGCCGTCATCCTGTTCCTCGCCGGCAAGCGCCGCTACGCCAGCGAGACCGCGCGTTTCATGATCCACAAGTCGCATGCCACGGCTTCGCCCGGCTCGCGCCCGGATGCGCTGAATATCATCGTCGAAGGCTTGCGCGCCGACGATTCGCGCACCGAATCGATCCTGCGCAAGCACATGGAGCTGACGACCGAGCAGTGGGGCATCCACCAGTACGGTGACCTGCACCTGAATGCGCGCGATGCCAAGGCGGCCGGACTGGTGAACGACGTCGCCGATTTCGCGCCGCCGCGGGGAGCGCCGCTGCGCAATATCTGA
- the gcvH gene encoding glycine cleavage system protein GcvH, which translates to MNIPADLKYTESHEWVRQEADGTLTVGITEYAQDALGDIVFVELPAVGKTFTAGDDAAVVESVKAASDIYSPVSGTVTAVNQATADAPDSINADAYSAWLFKLQPSDANAVAGLLDATAYGKATAD; encoded by the coding sequence ATGAACATCCCAGCCGACCTGAAATACACCGAGTCCCACGAGTGGGTCCGCCAAGAAGCCGACGGCACCCTGACCGTCGGCATCACCGAATACGCACAGGACGCGCTGGGCGACATCGTGTTCGTCGAACTGCCGGCGGTCGGCAAGACCTTCACCGCCGGCGACGATGCCGCCGTGGTCGAGTCGGTCAAGGCGGCCAGCGACATCTATTCGCCGGTCTCTGGCACCGTCACCGCCGTCAACCAGGCCACCGCCGACGCGCCGGACTCGATCAACGCCGATGCCTATAGCGCCTGGCTGTTCAAGCTGCAGCCGAGCGATGCGAATGCCGTCGCCGGCCTGCTGGACGCCACCGCCTACGGCAAGGCGACCGCGGACTGA
- a CDS encoding DUF1631 family protein — protein MTASPVQTPAAAKAASLQATLDALAVVVSDFAADQVADMAARMAADLADVGRPGLETREVYRRVKSAKLLKENGYAFVHLASNAIEAALRREFDAFNPQAAAPKAAASLSLVPLEEIDGKLAFGALARPFDIAHSEALATLSVRLGMLFGRGVLRADANPFRPAVLLEALEQAWREFEPDSEAHCLARPLLRPSIVFDPAPLYERLADVLKRKEGQPGSADACRFQKTDDAAAARAARASGRAALAEQLRKLFGDDGGDEGVPLIPDLPGMPAGTGGWRPSGAAGFAPGGGSGAASVAGLPADGASPGGGVPQAGMAAGQAGMIQAQVDAAVHMAPGFVPAAGASAAVPMAGMAPAAGFAAGVFQGMAVAVPGGATAPMPAHALLAPGLAGGLPPGALADPDMAAGNAGKMAQGAAPAPYWAGVPVHGLAAAAAGLAPPSFSALPAAGAAPLLELLARIEPALAAGVGMGRSAPASALEHGAGGVSGAGGADGARHDAAAPVAVPHNVFYLPRLKQSLPRGALSRGDAHTLDLLSRVFETVLLDASIPPQARELLQALQVPVLKAALRDKAFFFEEAHPARRLVDLLSRMGWAQHKDGDDPLFQAMQRSVERVAAAGAAEQGAAADGVAGGDGFAQAVAGLEASIAEEESAHEQALAAPVASALKQERMAVASRAARAAVALRVDAGDLDDVVGAFLAQRWTTVMTFAYSIEDDKPGAVGNATRAMDDLIWSIKPKATQEQRKALIARLPRLLGTLNKWLDAIRWQDAERLQFFARLAECHASIVRAPIELSPERQLELAVEAAQQDALRRVELENAAAEQEAARRQAISPVDGLERGMWCEFRAADSGPRKVRLAWVSPLRTLFIFSGAGRREAFSMTAEKLAAALHAGAARVLALDGVVGQVLQEAMRAGNDTAIA, from the coding sequence ATGACAGCAAGCCCCGTCCAGACCCCGGCCGCAGCCAAGGCCGCGTCGCTGCAGGCGACGCTGGACGCGCTCGCCGTCGTCGTCTCGGATTTCGCCGCCGACCAGGTGGCGGACATGGCGGCGCGCATGGCGGCCGACCTGGCCGACGTCGGCCGGCCCGGCCTGGAGACGCGCGAGGTGTACCGCCGCGTCAAGTCGGCCAAGCTGCTCAAGGAGAACGGGTACGCGTTCGTGCACCTGGCGTCGAATGCGATCGAAGCGGCGCTGCGCAGGGAATTCGACGCCTTCAACCCGCAAGCGGCAGCGCCCAAGGCGGCGGCATCCCTGAGCCTGGTGCCGCTGGAGGAAATCGACGGCAAGCTCGCCTTCGGCGCGCTGGCGCGGCCGTTCGACATCGCCCATTCGGAAGCGCTCGCCACCTTGTCGGTGCGCCTGGGCATGCTGTTCGGACGCGGCGTGCTGCGCGCCGACGCCAACCCGTTCCGTCCCGCGGTACTGCTGGAGGCGCTGGAACAGGCCTGGCGCGAATTCGAACCGGACAGCGAGGCGCATTGCCTGGCCCGGCCGCTGCTGCGACCAAGCATCGTGTTCGATCCCGCGCCCCTGTACGAACGCCTGGCCGATGTCCTCAAGCGCAAGGAAGGCCAGCCCGGTTCGGCCGATGCCTGCCGTTTCCAGAAGACCGATGATGCCGCGGCGGCAAGGGCGGCGCGCGCCAGCGGCCGCGCCGCGCTGGCCGAGCAATTGCGCAAGCTGTTCGGCGACGACGGCGGCGACGAGGGCGTGCCGCTGATCCCGGACCTGCCCGGCATGCCGGCGGGGACTGGCGGCTGGCGTCCCAGCGGCGCGGCCGGATTCGCGCCCGGCGGCGGGTCGGGAGCGGCGTCCGTCGCGGGGTTGCCGGCGGACGGCGCCTCGCCCGGCGGCGGCGTGCCGCAGGCGGGTATGGCGGCCGGGCAGGCAGGCATGATCCAGGCGCAAGTCGACGCCGCGGTGCACATGGCGCCCGGCTTCGTTCCGGCGGCCGGTGCATCCGCCGCCGTGCCGATGGCCGGCATGGCGCCGGCAGCGGGCTTTGCGGCCGGCGTATTCCAGGGAATGGCCGTTGCGGTGCCGGGCGGCGCCACGGCGCCCATGCCGGCGCATGCACTTCTTGCACCGGGGCTGGCGGGGGGCTTGCCGCCGGGCGCGTTGGCAGACCCGGACATGGCCGCAGGCAACGCAGGGAAGATGGCGCAGGGCGCCGCCCCCGCGCCCTATTGGGCGGGCGTGCCGGTGCACGGCCTGGCAGCGGCGGCGGCAGGATTGGCGCCGCCATCCTTCTCGGCGCTGCCGGCCGCCGGCGCCGCGCCGTTGCTGGAACTGCTGGCGCGGATCGAGCCGGCGCTGGCGGCGGGGGTGGGCATGGGCCGGAGTGCGCCGGCGTCGGCGCTGGAACACGGCGCCGGCGGGGTATCCGGCGCAGGCGGCGCGGACGGCGCTCGCCACGACGCTGCCGCTCCAGTCGCGGTCCCGCACAACGTGTTCTATCTCCCGCGCCTGAAACAGAGCCTGCCGCGCGGGGCGCTGTCGCGCGGCGACGCGCACACGCTCGACCTGCTGTCGCGCGTGTTCGAGACCGTGCTGCTCGACGCCAGCATCCCGCCCCAGGCGCGCGAACTGCTGCAGGCGCTGCAGGTGCCGGTGCTGAAGGCGGCGCTGCGGGACAAGGCGTTCTTCTTCGAAGAGGCGCATCCGGCACGGCGCCTGGTCGACCTGCTGTCGCGCATGGGCTGGGCCCAGCACAAGGATGGCGACGACCCGCTGTTCCAGGCGATGCAACGCAGCGTCGAGCGCGTGGCCGCCGCGGGAGCGGCGGAGCAGGGTGCGGCTGCGGACGGCGTTGCCGGCGGCGACGGCTTCGCCCAGGCCGTCGCCGGACTCGAGGCCAGCATCGCCGAGGAAGAAAGCGCGCACGAGCAGGCCCTGGCGGCGCCGGTGGCCAGTGCCCTGAAGCAGGAAAGGATGGCGGTCGCCAGCCGCGCCGCGCGCGCCGCGGTGGCGCTGCGCGTCGACGCCGGCGACCTGGACGACGTGGTCGGCGCCTTCCTGGCGCAGCGCTGGACCACGGTGATGACCTTCGCCTACAGCATCGAGGACGACAAGCCGGGCGCGGTCGGCAACGCCACGCGCGCCATGGACGACCTGATCTGGAGCATCAAGCCGAAGGCGACCCAGGAACAGCGCAAGGCCCTGATCGCGCGCCTGCCGCGCCTGCTGGGCACGCTCAACAAGTGGCTGGACGCGATCCGCTGGCAGGACGCCGAGCGCCTGCAGTTCTTCGCCCGCCTGGCCGAGTGCCATGCCTCGATCGTGCGCGCGCCGATCGAACTGTCGCCCGAGCGCCAGCTGGAACTGGCGGTCGAAGCGGCCCAGCAGGACGCGCTGCGCCGCGTCGAACTGGAAAACGCCGCCGCCGAGCAGGAAGCGGCGCGGCGCCAGGCGATCTCGCCGGTCGACGGCCTGGAACGCGGCATGTGGTGCGAATTCCGCGCCGCCGACAGCGGCCCGCGCAAGGTGCGCCTGGCCTGGGTGAGCCCGCTGCGCACGCTGTTCATCTTTTCCGGCGCCGGCCGCCGCGAAGCCTTTTCGATGACCGCCGAAAAACTGGCCGCCGCCCTGCACGCCGGCGCCGCGCGCGTGCTGGCGCTGGACGGCGTGGTCGGGCAAGTGCTGCAGGAAGCGATGCGCGCCGGCAACGATACCGCTATTGCGTAG
- the gcvT gene encoding glycine cleavage system aminomethyltransferase GcvT has protein sequence MTLKATPLNSAHRAAGAKMVDFGGWDMPVNYGSQIAEHDAVRQDAGMFDVSHMCVVDIEGANARPFLRHLLANDVAKLQAPGKALYSCMLNPQGGVIDDLIVYFFGEHWFRLVVNAGTAEKDIAWIRERNETSGSGLKITPRRSDINADPQGGAIALIAVQGPNARAKAWDVLPQTRAASENLKPFNAAIVEDTPFGEVMVARTGYTGEDGFEIGVPADRAEALWNALLGAGVKPAGLGARDTLRLEAGMNLYGQDMDDTISPLDAGLAWTVVLDAERDFVGKDALQLHGQRQQFVGLILRDKGGILRAHQKVVAGSGNAGEITSGTFSPSMQAAIALARVPLDVAVGDTVHVEIRDKKLAASVVKLPFVRNGKVLAA, from the coding sequence ATGACGCTCAAAGCGACCCCGCTCAATTCCGCACACCGCGCCGCCGGCGCCAAGATGGTCGACTTCGGCGGCTGGGACATGCCGGTCAACTACGGTTCCCAGATCGCCGAGCACGACGCCGTGCGCCAGGATGCGGGCATGTTCGACGTGTCGCACATGTGCGTGGTCGACATCGAAGGCGCCAACGCGCGTCCGTTCCTGCGCCACCTGCTGGCCAACGACGTCGCCAAGCTGCAGGCGCCGGGCAAGGCGCTGTACTCGTGCATGCTGAACCCGCAGGGCGGCGTGATCGACGACCTGATCGTCTACTTCTTCGGCGAGCACTGGTTCCGCCTGGTGGTCAACGCCGGCACCGCCGAGAAGGACATCGCCTGGATCCGCGAGCGCAACGAGACCTCGGGCAGCGGCCTGAAGATCACCCCGCGCCGTTCCGACATCAATGCCGACCCGCAGGGCGGCGCCATCGCGCTGATCGCGGTACAGGGCCCGAACGCGCGCGCCAAGGCGTGGGACGTGCTGCCGCAGACCCGGGCCGCCTCCGAGAACCTGAAGCCGTTCAACGCCGCCATCGTCGAGGATACCCCGTTCGGCGAGGTGATGGTGGCGCGTACCGGCTACACCGGCGAGGACGGCTTCGAGATCGGCGTCCCCGCGGACCGGGCCGAGGCGCTGTGGAACGCGCTGCTCGGCGCCGGCGTGAAGCCGGCCGGCCTGGGCGCGCGCGACACGCTGCGCCTGGAAGCCGGCATGAATCTGTACGGCCAGGACATGGACGACACCATCTCGCCGCTGGACGCCGGCCTGGCCTGGACCGTGGTGCTGGACGCCGAGCGCGACTTCGTCGGCAAGGACGCGCTGCAGCTGCACGGCCAGCGCCAGCAATTCGTCGGCCTGATCCTGCGCGACAAGGGCGGCATCCTGCGCGCGCACCAGAAGGTGGTGGCGGGTTCCGGCAACGCCGGCGAGATCACCAGCGGCACCTTCAGCCCGAGCATGCAGGCGGCCATCGCGCTGGCGCGCGTGCCGCTGGACGTGGCCGTAGGCGACACCGTACACGTCGAGATCCGCGACAAGAAGCTGGCGGCGTCGGTGGTCAAGCTGCCGTTCGTACGCAACGGCAAGGTGCTGGCCGCCTGA
- the smc gene encoding chromosome segregation protein SMC has protein sequence MRLSSIKLSGFKSFVDPTNFQVPGQLVGVVGPNGCGKSNIIDAVRWVLGESRASELRGESMQDVIFNGSTHRKAAGRASVELVFDNNAGKAAGQWGQYAEIAVKRTLTRDGTSTYYINGQPVRRRDIQDIFLGTGLGPRAYAIIGQGMIARIIESRPEELRVFLEEAAGVSKYKERRRETENRLSDTRENLQRVEDILRELNANLDKLEAQAAVANRFRQLQADQEEKQKLLWLLRKNEAKAEQARWFLEMEQAQTALEQQTAALRHHELELERMRQAHYATGDRLHAAQGALYQTNAEIGSLEAQIRFVVESRTRLQNQIATLSAQGEGWQSQAQELQEQLEEAEYRLEELAARAEGAQIAVEAHGERLPALEAAWRTAQDQAGEARARIMGVRQRIELAAAHGRNAASILANLATRRERLQQERAGLDLPDAGRLDDLRMDLEEKQLALEEANLLLEGAAASQAASEQERRQAHAKAQEEAGANARLEARLAALRQLQERVQTQGKVQPWLRKHELDGLPRLWQKLDIEAGWETALESVLRERTGALEISNLDWARGFFGDAPPARMAVYTPATGSGATPGHHGLKPFASLLRLNDPGLRGMLDDWLLNVYAADDPGSALAQRARLPEGGAFVTPNGHMVTRSSVRFYAADAEQDGVLARQHEIDNIDKQLRAQALMLDEARIRATRADAAVTELQRRLQEGRQRVATLQRETHALQIDVVRQGEVEARYNQRSGQIGAELDEIAAQEAEARQARAEAEAQFEELDLELAELQGAHEDGQAAFEGQERGLAEARARLRELERAAQEALFAEKTGRARIEELRRSGATTGQQAAQVAQGVAAARLELAALESGSVAEGLQELLARRSGQEEALADARHELDQLAQGLRALEEARMGAERSLQPQRERITEMQLKEQAARLNQEQFADALKSTGADEAALSEKLDPDMKPSWLQGEVTRLTNAISALGAVNLAAVEELAQATERKQFLDAQNNDLLEAIGTLEGAIARIDRESRDLLQDTFDRVNGHFSELFPILFGGGNAKLVMTGDEILDAGVQVMAQPPGKKNATIHLLSGGEKALTATALVFSMFRLNPAPFCLLDEVDAPLDDANTERFCRMVQRMSDQTQFLFISHNKIAMEMANQLIGVTMQEQGVSRIVAVDMEAAASLAAA, from the coding sequence GTGCGCCTTTCCTCCATCAAATTGTCGGGATTTAAGTCTTTCGTCGATCCCACCAATTTCCAGGTGCCGGGGCAGCTGGTCGGCGTGGTCGGCCCCAACGGCTGCGGCAAGTCGAACATCATCGACGCCGTGCGCTGGGTGCTGGGCGAGTCGCGCGCGTCCGAGCTGCGCGGCGAATCGATGCAGGACGTGATCTTCAACGGCTCGACCCACCGCAAGGCGGCCGGGCGCGCCTCGGTCGAGCTGGTGTTCGACAATAACGCCGGCAAGGCGGCCGGGCAGTGGGGCCAGTACGCCGAGATCGCGGTCAAGCGCACCCTCACGCGCGACGGCACCTCCACCTATTACATCAACGGCCAGCCGGTGCGGCGGCGCGACATCCAGGACATCTTCCTCGGCACCGGCCTGGGGCCGCGCGCCTACGCCATCATCGGCCAAGGCATGATCGCGCGCATCATCGAGTCGCGTCCGGAAGAACTGCGCGTGTTCCTGGAGGAGGCGGCCGGCGTCTCCAAGTACAAGGAGCGCCGGCGCGAGACCGAGAACCGCCTGTCCGACACGCGCGAGAACCTGCAGCGGGTCGAGGACATCCTGCGCGAGCTGAACGCCAACCTGGACAAGCTGGAAGCGCAGGCGGCGGTGGCGAACCGCTTCCGCCAGCTGCAGGCCGACCAGGAAGAAAAGCAGAAGCTGCTGTGGCTGCTGCGCAAGAACGAAGCCAAGGCCGAGCAGGCGCGCTGGTTCCTGGAGATGGAGCAGGCGCAGACCGCTCTGGAACAGCAGACCGCGGCGCTACGCCACCACGAGCTGGAACTGGAGCGCATGCGCCAGGCCCATTACGCCACCGGCGACCGCTTGCACGCCGCCCAGGGCGCGCTGTACCAGACCAATGCCGAAATCGGCAGCCTGGAGGCGCAGATCAGGTTCGTGGTCGAGTCGCGCACCCGGCTGCAGAACCAGATCGCCACCTTGTCCGCCCAGGGCGAAGGCTGGCAAAGCCAGGCGCAGGAACTGCAGGAACAGCTGGAAGAAGCCGAGTACCGGCTGGAAGAACTGGCGGCGCGCGCGGAAGGCGCGCAGATCGCCGTGGAAGCGCATGGCGAGCGCCTGCCGGCGCTGGAAGCGGCCTGGCGCACGGCGCAGGACCAGGCCGGCGAGGCGCGCGCGCGCATCATGGGCGTGCGCCAGCGCATCGAACTGGCGGCGGCGCACGGGCGCAACGCGGCCTCCATCCTGGCCAACCTGGCCACCCGGCGCGAGCGCCTGCAGCAGGAGCGCGCCGGCCTGGACCTGCCGGACGCCGGGCGCCTGGACGACTTGCGCATGGACCTCGAGGAAAAGCAGCTGGCGCTGGAAGAGGCCAATTTGCTGCTGGAGGGCGCCGCCGCCAGCCAGGCGGCCAGCGAGCAGGAACGGCGCCAGGCGCACGCCAAGGCGCAGGAAGAAGCCGGCGCCAATGCCAGGCTGGAGGCGCGCCTGGCCGCGCTGCGCCAGCTGCAGGAGCGGGTGCAGACCCAGGGCAAGGTCCAGCCCTGGCTCAGGAAACACGAACTCGACGGCCTGCCGCGCCTGTGGCAAAAGCTCGACATCGAGGCCGGCTGGGAGACCGCGCTGGAATCGGTGCTGCGCGAACGCACCGGCGCGCTCGAGATCAGCAACCTGGACTGGGCGCGCGGCTTCTTCGGCGACGCGCCGCCGGCGCGCATGGCGGTGTACACGCCGGCGACCGGCAGCGGCGCCACGCCCGGGCACCACGGCCTGAAACCCTTCGCCAGCCTGCTCAGGCTGAACGATCCGGGCCTGCGCGGCATGCTCGACGACTGGCTGCTGAACGTGTACGCGGCCGACGATCCCGGCAGCGCGCTGGCCCAGCGCGCGCGCCTGCCCGAGGGCGGCGCCTTCGTTACGCCGAACGGCCACATGGTCACGCGCTCCAGCGTGCGCTTCTACGCCGCCGACGCCGAGCAGGACGGCGTGCTGGCGCGCCAGCACGAGATCGACAACATCGACAAGCAGCTGCGCGCCCAGGCGCTGATGCTGGACGAGGCGCGCATCCGCGCCACCCGCGCCGACGCCGCCGTCACCGAACTGCAGCGCCGCCTGCAGGAGGGCCGGCAGCGCGTGGCCACGCTGCAGCGCGAAACCCATGCCCTGCAGATCGACGTGGTGCGCCAGGGCGAGGTCGAGGCGCGCTACAACCAGCGCAGTGGGCAGATCGGCGCCGAGCTCGACGAGATCGCGGCCCAGGAAGCCGAGGCGCGCCAGGCCAGGGCGGAAGCCGAAGCCCAGTTCGAGGAGCTCGACCTGGAACTGGCCGAGCTGCAGGGCGCGCACGAGGACGGGCAAGCCGCATTCGAAGGCCAGGAGCGCGGCCTGGCCGAAGCGCGCGCGCGCCTGCGCGAACTGGAGCGCGCGGCCCAGGAAGCGCTGTTCGCCGAAAAGACCGGGCGCGCACGCATCGAGGAGCTGCGCAGGAGCGGCGCCACCACCGGCCAGCAGGCGGCCCAGGTGGCGCAGGGCGTCGCCGCGGCGCGCCTGGAACTGGCGGCGCTGGAATCAGGCAGTGTGGCCGAAGGCTTGCAGGAATTGCTGGCGCGCCGCAGCGGCCAGGAAGAAGCGCTGGCCGACGCCCGTCACGAGCTCGACCAGCTGGCCCAGGGCTTGCGCGCGCTCGAAGAGGCGCGCATGGGCGCCGAGCGCAGCCTGCAGCCGCAGCGCGAGCGCATCACCGAGATGCAGCTGAAGGAGCAGGCCGCGCGCCTGAACCAGGAGCAGTTCGCCGATGCCTTGAAGAGCACCGGCGCCGACGAGGCAGCATTATCGGAAAAGCTCGACCCGGACATGAAACCGTCGTGGCTGCAGGGCGAGGTCACGCGCCTGACGAATGCGATTTCCGCGCTGGGCGCAGTCAACCTGGCGGCGGTCGAGGAACTGGCGCAGGCCACCGAGCGCAAGCAGTTCCTCGACGCCCAGAACAACGATTTATTGGAAGCGATCGGCACGCTGGAAGGGGCGATCGCACGCATCGACCGCGAATCGCGCGACCTGCTGCAAGACACCTTCGACCGGGTCAACGGCCATTTCTCGGAATTGTTCCCGATCCTGTTCGGCGGCGGCAATGCCAAGCTGGTGATGACCGGCGACGAGATCCTCGACGCCGGCGTGCAGGTGATGGCGCAGCCGCCGGGCAAGAAGAACGCCACCATCCACTTGCTGTCCGGCGGCGAAAAGGCGCTCACCGCGACCGCGCTGGTGTTTTCGATGTTCCGCCTGAACCCGGCGCCGTTCTGCCTGCTGGACGAGGTCGACGCGCCGCTCGACGACGCCAATACCGAGCGCTTCTGCCGCATGGTGCAGCGCATGTCGGACCAGACCCAGTTCCTGTTCATCTCGCATAACAAGATCGCGATGGAGATGGCCAATCAGCTGATCGGCGTGACCATGCAGGAGCAAGGCGTGTCGCGCATCGTCGCCGTCGACATGGAAGCGGCGGCCAGCCTGGCAGCGGCTTGA
- a CDS encoding catalase, whose translation MKMSMGRVALCTLAATGGLLLLAQGAYAQQVMTKDNGAAVGDNQNSQTAGPNGPTLLQDVQLVQKLQRFDRERIPERVVHATGTGAHGSFVATDDLSDLTKAKLFSRNTVTPVFVRFSTVIPSRSGTETVRDPRGFATKFYTQEGNWDLVGNNLPIFFIRDAMKFPDMIHALKPDPVTNVQEPERVFDFFSHIPESTQMLTRVYSNYGTPASYRQMNGSSVHALKLVNARGDYVYAKFAWKSQQGERNLRPQEIPLVQGKTTSHLTTDLYDAIKAGKFPKWDLTVQVLRPQDLNKFDFDPLDATKIWPGIPERKVGTMTLGRVPDNFFESTEQVAMAPGNLIPGIEASEDRMLQGRLFSYIDTQHHRLGANFQSLPINRPLVPVLNNNQDGAANISGRKGSVNYQPSRLEGALVEDPQARSSQLPLTGTTQQQRIAKTLNFRQAGDFYRALGAQDRDDLIVNLSGDLKRVKNQDTLNTMLSYFWKADADYGKRLAKAVGVDGERIARLAAALQE comes from the coding sequence ATGAAGATGTCGATGGGCCGCGTTGCGCTGTGCACGCTGGCCGCAACCGGTGGCCTGCTGTTGCTGGCGCAAGGCGCGTATGCGCAGCAAGTGATGACGAAGGACAATGGCGCCGCCGTCGGCGACAACCAGAACAGCCAGACCGCCGGCCCCAACGGTCCGACCCTGCTGCAGGACGTGCAACTGGTGCAGAAGCTGCAGCGTTTCGACCGCGAGCGCATTCCCGAGCGCGTGGTGCACGCGACCGGCACCGGCGCGCACGGCAGCTTCGTCGCCACCGACGACCTGTCCGACCTCACCAAGGCAAAGCTGTTCAGCCGCAATACCGTCACACCGGTGTTCGTGCGCTTTTCCACCGTGATCCCGAGCCGTTCCGGCACCGAGACCGTGCGCGACCCGCGCGGCTTCGCCACCAAGTTCTATACCCAGGAAGGCAACTGGGACCTGGTCGGCAACAACCTGCCGATCTTCTTCATCCGCGACGCGATGAAGTTTCCGGACATGATCCACGCGCTGAAACCCGATCCGGTCACCAACGTGCAGGAGCCGGAACGCGTGTTCGATTTCTTCTCGCACATCCCGGAATCGACCCAGATGCTGACCCGCGTGTATTCGAACTACGGTACGCCGGCCAGTTACCGCCAGATGAACGGCAGCAGCGTGCACGCGCTCAAGCTGGTCAACGCCAGGGGCGACTACGTGTACGCCAAGTTCGCCTGGAAGTCCCAGCAGGGCGAGCGCAACCTGCGCCCGCAGGAAATCCCGCTGGTGCAGGGCAAGACCACCAGCCACCTGACCACCGACTTGTACGATGCCATCAAGGCCGGCAAGTTCCCGAAATGGGACTTGACCGTGCAGGTGCTGCGTCCGCAGGACTTGAACAAGTTCGATTTCGATCCGCTCGACGCCACCAAGATCTGGCCGGGCATCCCAGAGCGCAAGGTCGGCACCATGACGCTGGGCCGCGTGCCGGACAACTTCTTCGAGTCGACCGAGCAGGTCGCCATGGCGCCGGGTAACCTGATTCCGGGCATCGAGGCATCGGAAGACCGTATGCTGCAAGGCCGCCTGTTCTCGTACATCGATACCCAGCACCACCGCCTCGGCGCCAACTTCCAGTCGCTGCCGATCAACCGCCCGCTGGTGCCGGTGCTGAACAACAACCAGGACGGCGCCGCCAACATCTCGGGGCGCAAGGGCAGCGTCAACTACCAGCCGAGCCGCCTCGAGGGCGCGCTGGTCGAGGACCCGCAGGCGCGCAGCAGCCAGCTGCCGCTGACCGGCACCACCCAGCAGCAGCGCATCGCCAAGACCCTGAACTTCCGCCAGGCCGGCGACTTCTACCGCGCGCTGGGCGCCCAGGACCGTGACGACCTGATCGTCAACCTGTCCGGCGACCTCAAGCGTGTGAAGAACCAGGATACCCTGAACACGATGCTGTCCTATTTCTGGAAGGCCGACGCCGACTATGGCAAGCGCCTGGCCAAGGCCGTCGGCGTGGACGGCGAGCGCATCGCCAGGCTGGCCGCCGCCCTGCAGGAATAA